The following is a genomic window from Rhododendron vialii isolate Sample 1 chromosome 9a, ASM3025357v1.
GAAGCTGAAGTGTGCCAACTGCCAAACCTTCCTGTGAAATGACAAAGCCAGCAATAGAAACACCGGATTTTTCCCCCTTCAATAGCCGGCCAAAGTACTACATGATCAGCTGTCTACCATCAACTGAATGGACAAGGATAAGCTGAGGGGAAAACGTTTTCCAAGAACGTTGGATAGATACAGATCAGTGACATTAAACCGATCTTTTACATTTCAAAGTTTCCCATAAACTTGATTAGTTAGCCAACTCTACTGCAAGTAGATGGAAGCGGATTGGGCTTGGGTCGAATGGGCTAAGCCCATGACCAGCGGCTGAGGGGCCTTAGCCCGTGGCACTGCAGGCAGACGATCAATGGGTCGGGCCAGACCAGATTAGGTCCAACCCGGCGAGACATTCCTTAATGGTCGGCGCCACGTGGTGGTTGCCTCTTTGGCATACGGCAATCGTCATGCATGATGTTAATTGAACAACAGTTActagcaatgttctaaaagtcgctaggcgctagttgggcggtcggccaccttcgagcgattaaccgttagtcggacctaatcggataggctcCCTGCCAGCGATTAATAGCCGATTAATTCCTtattttagaacattggttaCTAGTGATGTCATGGGGGCACGTGCTCCCCTGCCGCATAGTTAAGTAGTCTGCAAATTCTACCCACCGCTTGGTAGGAACTGTAGTCACATCTATCGTGCCGGCTATTACCAAAGACACATGCCTTTTGGGCGCCAAATGGGCATAGACTTACTTAGTGCCCAAGCACAGTCTTACTATCAAAGGTACACTAAAAAGTGAAAACGTGCGAAAGGTACGCCGTCACCTGCTAATTGCTACCTAAGCATTGTgtacttttttcttcttaaacgAGATCTGGCTTAGGCATCAGAGTGCCCTCCGGCTTGAATGCGGCTGGTTGGCACTAACCGGTTCACCTTTTTTGCAGTTGAACTCTGGGAGTGACAGTGCAAGCTTCAGCATCATCCGATCATAAGAATCCAAttggaagaacaatttcaaaCCTCCCATCCACAATTGGATCAACCGTGACTTCAAACTCGATAAAACGTACAAGTTCAGTATGCACTTGCTACAAGTCGATTGCTAGACGCCAACCTTATAAAAACGAAGGTCCTAATCTCGTTAAACCACAATTGATCAATCTCAATGCCTTAAAAAGTTAATATATGTCCATCACCAAATACGTCATACGAATCGTATCCGATAAGCCCTTCCGCTTATGCTACATATACTGTATACAAAGCAAAAGAAACACAAATTTGTTCATAATTGAAAATTAAACACAGCCGCACACGTGAGTCGCGATTTATTACCTCCGGAGAATAAATTCGCGAAATCGAGAGAAGCAGTCGAAGCAGAGGTCTTCGAAAGTGGAGGAATCGGAATGAGGGTTGCGAGGCGGTGGAGGGCTTCTAGTGCTAGGATTGAGACGGAATAGAATAGGAGTCGACGTCGACTGGCGGGAGTGAGGCGtagttttgatttggtttggtttggtttggcgcTCCCAGTTCCAATCCCGTACGTTAATTCAGGCAGCGAATAATTTTGGGGGTGCCAGCCGAGCCGCCAGTTAGAACCACTCTGAGTGAAGTTGGTCGCTGGTCTCTCTTTTTTAGTTGTGACCAGGGTCCGAGTTCTATAGTGGCGGGACTCTTTGGGTCAGAGTCATGGATAGTCTATAGACTTCTATGTATTAATTCTAACAATTTTTATTAGGAAAAACTTCTATGTACTAATTCTAACAATTTTTattaggaaaattctaaaatcagttcagtggactgacaatagttagagtgtgaatgtgtattaaaaggtataaaaagtacacaaaaatgcgtgtttttcttgttttatagtGTGTTTATcatcagcccattgggctgacaatagcaagaccgtttttattaatctccgctgatgtatacaatatttgaccaaaaaaaaaaaaaaaaactgagccGCTATAAGGCATTTTTGTGgatcaaacaaaataaacaagctGAGCCAAGTCTCGTCGTGTTTAAGCTCGACTCGCTTATTAAAcaagtttaaaatttgaactcgagctcggctcgttgtCAAACTAGTTGAGCCCTTAACGATTCAAGCTTagctaatttacttaacgaATCTCTTTAAACAAGTTGAGTATATATAAATACGCCAAGCTATTGACTGTCAAGCTCGGCAACTAAACGAGCCGAGAacttgagctcaagctcggcttgttATAAAATGAGTTGAACCCAAGCCGAGCCATGAGCTGCTTGGGAgtagctcggttcatttgcaatCCTAGCAGTGATTCTCTGCTAAGATGCACAGTAAATGCGTACTGTGCCGGTGCATTCCTTTAAATccaatattattttttgatcttatCTTATCTTCATATACTAGCGTTTTGCCCTTGCCTAAAGGCACTTACAAATGAATTCGATCGAATCCTTTACTAACAATAAAGTTCTACATGCGATGCCTCCCATTATCGAATAATCTGCCCACTGCAAGCACACCCATGTCAAAATTAcacactttgtttggttctcctctaaaaaataatctcatTAAAAATTTGAACTGTTTCGTCATCCGTGTTTTtccgtctttagtgattttttgttaaattttttacttattttatactttttggatGTATATAGCGTACAtctatttaaaaagtaaaagagtttgttaaaatgttaaaaaaattaactagagacagaaaaataaataaacctatatagaacttttttatctcaaaactgTAAATCAAACACAATGATAAAATTTTGCAATTGCAAGTTCAATAAGACAattataataagaaaaaaaaaccaagtagTAACATCCAATTTATCAATTCACGTTGTGAGCAATATAACagggagaaaaatattttcagtgCGAGAAACTTTACCCCCAACAGTCGACTATGAGaattaataatattttcaatttgaagTTCTTAGTTAACATGAATTTGAGTGATGGAATAATTTCATTATCATTCATTGGTTAATCATATCATTGActatttctttcttgttttttcagTGCGAGAAACTTCCTACGAACCACCGAAGAAACTAATAGATTTAAATATGAAGTAAGgtaaaataaaccaaatttgATATCCAAATATATATTCAATTTGATAACCTGCTACTAATTTTTCTTCTGCTTCTGATAAATCAAAAGGTAATCTAACAGAAGAAATAACAGCATTGGACAAAAATGTCtaaattattcaaaaattaatactCAGTAAATCACGTTATGCATTCTATATCATCACTTTGATTTTGTAGCCAAAAATATCATTCTGAGTTTCTGACACACCAGGAACAAAACTCTCTATCAACAATTATCAGTTTATTAGTAACTTTCTGCGAATGAGTTGCACAGTGCACCAGGCCAAAATTGTTCATTTCACTAaaattcagaaatttttttaaaaaaactcacaAACATTCACCTTTAACTTTTCTAAAGCGATTTTGAAGAGTTGTAAAGACTCAGAGTATGTTAGAAGTAGTCACACATGTATTACACTCCTTGTTAACGAAATATATATAGTTTATATCCCCACTCCTAAAGTACCAACAAATTAATGATGTTGCATGTCAAGGGAATACTATGTTTAGGTCAAATTATcttggagaatttttttgggtgccgagtgAGTGCCACATAATGCCCGAGCAGTCCATTCGGGGTGTCCAAAAGTGTGTTAGATAGCccagattgaaactctctctctcctctcaccccaccactctctctcctctttctctctccaaatccaagctgtccaaaatcgaaatggacgGCCTGGATgcaccgagcgggcaccacgtggtacccaggtaccggcacccaaaaatttctccttattTTATCTTAAACCAATTAAGGAGTTGGTTAGGTGGAAGAGGCAATTGCAATATCCTAACTCATATTTCTCTTCCTATGGGAGACAAACGGATTGTGCCGGCCACAAACGAGTTACATTATCAAGTGAAGCCACGCTCGCAGCAGACGGAAAAATAAAGTGAAGCAACTAATGGCAGTATCCCAATACGAAATAGCCTTGACCACGTTACACAAGATCCTTAGAAACACATTTGGAAAAATTACTACATGATACTACAAGCATGGggattttcgtcactaaagagCGAAGCAACCGCCTCGTCGGAGGCCACGGCCACCGAGTAAGCAGCCGGGGTGTGGAAGAAGGCGTGGATGCTGTTCGGAGCGACGTTTCTGGAGGCGTCGGAGTAGTAGTGGTTGACGACGTGGGCCGGGTAGTTGTAGAAAGAAGCGAAGTGGGAGTGGCCTCCTGGGTAGGGCCAGGGCTCGGCTGCTTTTCCTGCGCGCTTTATGGCCTTTAGCACCTTCTTTTCCTGGTCCAGCCCAAACCCTCCTCTCACTGTTACCTTTTGTATCTCCATGTCTATGTCTATCTCTTCCACCCCTAGAAAACCATATTTGGAACATTGTCAGATCTATTTGTAAGATGAACCAATCTACTCAAACCAATTATAATGCTAATactgatataaaaaaaaattataatgcTAATCACACAACAATTGCAACAAGACTACCCGCACCGCTTAACATTCGCCGCTTAACATCTTAGCGTTCTAATGGTCCGGCTTTAAAAATTCTTCTAGAGAAGAGTTAGAGTTCAATTGAGAGCGGTGGAAAAAACAGTGAATATTGAGCTGTAGGGATAGACTTTCTGCAACAATTGCCTTCCGTTATAAAGTTTAAACCTGTGACGAAATGGCAATGCCAACTCAGGCACACacctattttctttttaaaaaacatgGGAGGTATTCATTCCGACACCCAAACGTATGATTCTAATCCACTACACACACCTTAATTACTAAGGTACAAAGTTAGTAGATAGTACCTTTTAGCTTGTAGATGGATCTTCTGAGTTTAGAAGCACATCCCTCGCAATCTAAATTTGGAACTCTAACCTCCACCACCTGCAAAATATATACTCACCTTCACCATCATTTGTGCATACAAGCCGGACACGGAGAATGTGTGTAtccatctagagagagagagagagagagagagagagagagagagagagagacttacagaCATCGTTAAGAGGATAGCTAAAGCTCCAATGAGGATACCAACAGAgcgttctttctttctctctctctctctctctctcgctctagTAAGTGTAGAAAGAGCCCCCTTGCAGCCTCCCTCTTATTGTTTTAGCTAGGGAAGTACTCCTATTTATATTTGGGTTTTAATGAAGGTTCTTGAGAACCTTGGGTCTTGAAATTGAAGGTAGTTTAACATATGAGCTCACGCGTGGAGTAGGAAAGCGTGACTCCTTTTTGGTTTTATGCCCACCCCAAAGCTAGTTCATCCCTCTTTCACTGTTCTGCACTCATTACATTCCCCCATGTTTCAAATTCAAAGTTTCTAAAGAAAACCAAATGCCCCTTCGGAATTTCACTAACTTGGTGTGAATAATATATTAATGTGGTCGTCTTCAAACTCAAGGATTAATTGGGCGGGTAATCAGTGTTTGAGAATTAGGAGTTTTCTTTCACTCGATCAGGTGTCGGGTTTAAAGTTTCGTAGATGCTGCCAACTCTTATGAAGCCTGTTCATTCAGAATCCGCTCCTATTTTAATTGGGCTCAGCTAGTAGATTATAACATTGGTCTCCTAAAAATTAGCCGAGATACACGCAAACTAATTCAAAGAAATTTAAGCTACTATCAAAATATGTGATCGTCGTCTTAgattgaataaatatataaataggCTCAGTTTGCAATCGTAGGCAAGCAACGTTAGttggtttcggtttgaaattgaatattgataaaaaaaaattagtccaaATTAACGGGACGTAAAACCCAGGAATAAAAAGAAACATATATGCATGTCGATAGGCGCCCTAAAATGTGGGCACTGTGGTCCAACTTCTCCCTCGCttcaccccacacacacacgcTGCAACCCAAAAACTAAACTGGGGCTTATTTCCACCATCTTTTTTCTCTATAATTTATTGTCCTTCACTAAGTTGTTCTCACTAAACTAGAAACACTCAACACATTTTgttcctctcatttttttctttgaccATCTTTTAATTATAGTTTTGCGAGAACAACTTAACTACAAAACAACAACTTCTAGCTTAGCGGAAACGCGGCCTAGATATGTTGTGAGTTGTTGTGACACAACCAACAAATGAAGAGTAATCCAGATGTACCAAATGCAACTATaagtttttataataaaaaaaaaaaaacttgttaattCTTTGAAATTGATctcatccttcttcttcttctatgaaGGATGGAACAACAAGAAATTCATTGATATAAAATTTTACGACCTACCTTATGCATCTAATACAATTAGTAAAAAGACATATTATACACAAACGAGACAAattacaaatccaaatcaaatgaaGAATTAAAGTTCGGCGATAAAACTTATTAATTGAACTGTAAGCAAGCTGGCTCGGATATTTTATTGTCAAAGAATAAAAAAGCtgtgagaatttttttaacCTAAAAACTAAAAGCAGTTCTACCGAGGTTTGGTCAATGGGGCGATACAACTTTAGCttgaaatgataatgccaagaTCATGGCTTGGTTTTGGCCGTATGTTCACTTTCCAAGGGTTCATGGTCCACGAggctgtatattttttttaaaattgcgGATCAGTTTACAATCATTTTGATTAATTCTTGTGACCAATTTTACCGTTCACTTGCGGAAAAAGTAATTAAGGTTTGAGCTTAGCTCTGTATGAACTGACTTCAAAGAGGTTAATAACACcagaaaaattttgaatatgaaattgaaaattgacttctacactcccttttttatcacatacattcatttttttgtctttatttggtgt
Proteins encoded in this region:
- the LOC131300233 gene encoding heavy metal-associated isoprenylated plant protein 31 yields the protein MSVVEVRVPNLDCEGCASKLRRSIYKLKGVEEIDIDMEIQKVTVRGGFGLDQEKKVLKAIKRAGKAAEPWPYPGGHSHFASFYNYPAHVVNHYYSDASRNVAPNSIHAFFHTPAAYSVAVASDEAVASLFSDENPHACSIM